In Paludibaculum fermentans, the genomic stretch GGCCACGGTCGATTGCCTGGATGCCTTGGCGAGCGAGCGGCAGTACCGGCGGGCGCTGCCCCTGGGTGAGGCGCTGAAGGTGGTGGTCTCGGAATCGGGCAAGAGTTACGACCCGCAGGTGGTGGCGCTGCTGGTCCAGCGGATGGACGAGTTGGAGGCGAAGGTCCAACGCACGGCGCGCATCGAAGAGACCGAGCGCGATCCGGTGGAGGCGAGCCTGGAGCCGGGCGAGACGTTGTTGGACGGGCAGGAGGTGTCCGGCACGGCCATGGTGCCCAACGGGCGCCAGCAGGACTTCCTGGCTTCGATTGCGGCGGCGCGGCAGGAGGCTCAATCGCTGTACGAACTCGCGCAGAACCTGGGCAATTCGCTGAGCCTGAAAGAGACGATGTCGGTGATGGCCGGACGCCTGAAGAGGATGGTCCCCTATGACGGGATGGCCGTGTATGTGCGGCGGGGCGATGTACTGAAGCCGGAGTATGTGGGCGGCGAGGACTCGAGGATCTTCGGAGCGCTGGCGATCCCGATGGGGCAGGGGTTGTCGGGCTGGGTAGCGCAGAACCGCAAGCCGATCCTGAATGGGAATCCGTCGGTGGAGCCGGGCTATCTGAACGATCCCAAGGTATTCAGCATCCTGAACTCGGCCCTGGCCGTGCCGCTGGAGACGGCGGAAGGCGTGATGGGCGTGCTGGCTCTGTACAAATCCGGGCGGGATGCCTTCTCAAAGGACCACCTGCGGGTCTTGATGGCCGTGAGTTCGAAGATTTCGATCGCCGTCGAGAATGCCATCAAGTATAAGGAAGCTGAATCGTCGGCCACGACGGATTACCTCACGGCGCTGCCGAACGCACGGTCGCTGTTCGTGCATCTCGACCAGGAGATGACGCGGGTGGCGCAATCGAAGGCCGGCCTCGCCGTGCTGGTTTGCGACATCGATGGGTTCAAGCAGGTGAACGACTTGTACGGGCACTTGGCGGGCAACGAGGTGTTGAGCCGGGTGGCGGCGCGATTCCGTGCGATGTGCCGCGATACGGACTATGTGGCGCGCATGGGCGGTGACGAGTTTGTGGTGGTCGCGCCGGGCTTGTCGGCGGAGGCGGCAGTCAAGAAGATTGTCGCGCTGGACCAGGCGACAGCGGCGGCCGGGGCCGAGGCCTGCGGCTGCAAGTTCATCGGCCTGAGCGTGGGGGTGTCGTTCTTTCCGGCCGATGGGCAGAATGCGGAGGAACTGCTGGCGGAAGCGGATCGCCGGATGTACCGCGCCAAGCAGGCCCGCAAGAAGCTGCGAGCGGAAGGCGCCAGCCCGGAGACGATTGTGCCCAGCATGGCGCGTCACGCGATTCATTAGAAGCCACGCTGTCACCACAAGCCCGACAATTCAGTTCCTCAGCGCCAGGGCGGCGCGCTGAAGGGGACGCGGCGTGTAGCATGGATAGGAGATGCCCACTAACATCGTCCAAGCCCTGCTGGATGTCCTCATCTTCTGGCTGCTCACCACGCCTCATGAATTCGCGCACGCGTGGGTGGCCGACCGGCTTGGCGACGACACTCCGCGCCTGGAAGGCCGGGTGACGCTGAATCCGCTGGCGCATGTCGACTGGATCGGCACGGTCCTGGTGCCGCTGATTTCTTCGATTTTCGGCGGTGTCTTCTTTGGCTGGGGCCGGGCCGTGAATACGAATCCGAATAAGCTGCGCGGGGGCTACAACGGCCTGCTGATTGTGGCGCTGGCCGGACCGGGCAGCAATGTCATTTTTGCCCTGGTGCTGGCGCTGATTGGTTCGTTCTGGCATGCGGGCACGGAGATCCTGTTCCGGGCCGCCTACCTGAGCCTGTTCCTGGCGCTATTCAACCTGATTCCGATTCCGCCGCTGGACGGGTCGAAGTTTTTGCTGGCGGCCAGGATCCCCACCTTTTGGTATATCGAATTGAGCCGTTTTGGGTTTATTTTATTGCTGGTGCTGATGTCTTCGACCGGGTTGGGCCGGTGGATGTCGGAGACCAGCATGATGAGTGCGTTGCGAATGTTCGCATTGTTCAGAGCCTAGAGGAGCCATGAGACTGAGAAGTATCCTTCTGATTGCGGCGCTGCCGCTGGTGTTGATGGGGCAGGCGCGGCGGAATACACCGCCCGCGGAGACGCCGGCCGCGGCGGGCAGCACGCCTGAGCAGCGGGAAGCGTATATCCGCGAGCACTACACGAAGGCGGAGTATCTGGTGCCGATGCGGGACGGAGTGAAGCTGTTCACCTCCGTCTATACACCGAAGGACCACAGCCAGAAGTATCCGATCCTGCTCATGCGGACTCCTTATACAGTTGGGCCGTACGGATCTGAGAACTACACCAGGCGGCTGGGGCCGGCCAGCGAGAAGTTCATGCACGAGGGCTTCATCTTCGTGGGACAGGATGTGCGCGGCAAGGGGAAGAGCGAAGGGAAGTACATGGACATCCGTCCGGTGAATCCCAACAAGCGCGGCCCGAAGGACGTGGACGAGCCCAGCGACACGTACGACACCATTGAGTGGCTGGTGAAGAACATCCCGAACAACAATGAGCGGGTGGGGATGTACGGGATTTCGTACCCGGGCTTCTACGCGGCCATGGGGGCGGTGGAGTCGCACCCGGCGCTGAAGGCGACGTCGCCGCAGGCTCCGGTGATCAACTGGTTCATTGGGGACGACTTCCACCACAACGGCGTGCTGTTTCTGGCGCACGCGTTCAACTTCTTCTCAAGCTTCGGCCGCACGCATCCGCCGGACGGCCCGAGCCTGGAGCGGGTGGAGATGAAGACGCCGGACTCCTATGATTTCCACCTGCGCACGGGTGCGCTGGCGAATTATGACGAGAAGTATTTCCACGGGCAGACCGAATTCTGGAAAGAGCTGACGCAGAACGATACTTATAACGACTTCTGGAAGTCGCGCGACCTGCGGCAGTATGTGAAGAACCTGAAGCCGGCGATGATGAGCGTGGGCGGGTGGTTCGACGCCGAGGATGTGTTTGGGCCGCTGAATCTTTATAAGACGGCGGAGGCTCAGAATCCGGGCGCGAAGAACATGCTGGTGGAGGGTCCGTGGTCGCATGGCGGCTGGGCCCGCACGGATGGCACGAAGCTGGGCAACATCAGCTTTGCCTCGAATACGTCGAAGTTCTTCCAGGACGAGATCGAGTACCCGTTCTTCCTCTATCACCTGAAAGGGAAGGGCGACGGCGAAAAGCTGCCGGAGGCGTATGTCTTCGAGACGGGCCGCAACGAGTGGCACAAGTTCGACGCGTGGCCGCCCAAGGAAGCCAAATGGAAGACGATGTATTTCCACGCGGGCGGCAAGCTGAATCCGATGCAGCCGGCGGACAAGGCCGAGGCGTTTGACGAGTATGTGAGCGATCCGGCGAAGCCGGTGCCGTTCACCCCCTACATCACTAGCGGCATGTCGTATGCGTATATGACCGACGACCAGCGCTTCGCGGCGGCGCGTCCGGATGTGCTGGTGTATCAGACGGAGCCGCTGGAAGGCGATGTGCGGGTGGCCGGTCCGCTGAAGGCGTCGCTGTTCGTTTCGACGACGGGCACGGATTCAGACTGGGTGGTGAAGCTGATCGACGTCTTCCCGAACGATACAGCGGATCCGCAGCCGAATCCGGAGAACGTGCGGATGGGCGGCTACCAGATGCTGGTGCGCGGCGAGCCGTTCCGGGGCAAGTTCCGGAAGGGGTTCGACAAGCCGGAGCCGTTTGCGCCGGGCAAAGTGACCGAAGTGGCGTTTGAGCTGCCGGACGTTTTCCATACGTTCCGTACCGGGCACCGGATTATGGTGCAGGTGCAGAGTTCGTGGTATCCGCTGGGCGACCGGAATCCGCAGAAATTCATGAAGATTCAGGATGCGAAGGCCGAGGATTTTGTGAAGGCCACGCAGCGGGTCTTCCGGATGAATTCGGCGCCCTCGTCGATCCAGCTTTCGACGATCGAATAGGGAACGGGACAGGCCCCGCGGGCTCCGGCCCAGCGCCCCGCCGGCCGTGGCGAGACGGTATATTGGTTTGTCGGCGCATTGGAGGGTCATATGCGCCGGCAATCAATAT encodes the following:
- a CDS encoding diguanylate cyclase — translated: MTTQAKIYIGAVLAAGCVVIVQALATWQPDNLIRLAVYVAITLVASGMKLRLPGVTGTISLHFLFLLIGIVNRALPEVLIAGAGATLVQCFWNAKKRPTAIQLAFNVCATAVAVGATDFIYHLEAFQDPNLWAVRLGSTSVVFFFANTAPVALVIGLTEQRSPASIWRECYFWCFPYYLVGATLAASFGFLSRSMGEFTALLGLPVVYVVFRAYGLYLEKLEAEKDHAKQMASLHLRTIEALALAIDAKDHSTHGHLHRVQIYSTELGREMGLGEPDLEALHAAALLHDIGKLAVPEHIISKPGKLTFEEFEKMKVHPEVGADILERVKFPYPVVPIVRSHHEKWDGTGYPYGLKGEEIPLAARILATVDCLDALASERQYRRALPLGEALKVVVSESGKSYDPQVVALLVQRMDELEAKVQRTARIEETERDPVEASLEPGETLLDGQEVSGTAMVPNGRQQDFLASIAAARQEAQSLYELAQNLGNSLSLKETMSVMAGRLKRMVPYDGMAVYVRRGDVLKPEYVGGEDSRIFGALAIPMGQGLSGWVAQNRKPILNGNPSVEPGYLNDPKVFSILNSALAVPLETAEGVMGVLALYKSGRDAFSKDHLRVLMAVSSKISIAVENAIKYKEAESSATTDYLTALPNARSLFVHLDQEMTRVAQSKAGLAVLVCDIDGFKQVNDLYGHLAGNEVLSRVAARFRAMCRDTDYVARMGGDEFVVVAPGLSAEAAVKKIVALDQATAAAGAEACGCKFIGLSVGVSFFPADGQNAEELLAEADRRMYRAKQARKKLRAEGASPETIVPSMARHAIH
- a CDS encoding site-2 protease family protein — encoded protein: MPTNIVQALLDVLIFWLLTTPHEFAHAWVADRLGDDTPRLEGRVTLNPLAHVDWIGTVLVPLISSIFGGVFFGWGRAVNTNPNKLRGGYNGLLIVALAGPGSNVIFALVLALIGSFWHAGTEILFRAAYLSLFLALFNLIPIPPLDGSKFLLAARIPTFWYIELSRFGFILLLVLMSSTGLGRWMSETSMMSALRMFALFRA
- a CDS encoding CocE/NonD family hydrolase; translation: MRLRSILLIAALPLVLMGQARRNTPPAETPAAAGSTPEQREAYIREHYTKAEYLVPMRDGVKLFTSVYTPKDHSQKYPILLMRTPYTVGPYGSENYTRRLGPASEKFMHEGFIFVGQDVRGKGKSEGKYMDIRPVNPNKRGPKDVDEPSDTYDTIEWLVKNIPNNNERVGMYGISYPGFYAAMGAVESHPALKATSPQAPVINWFIGDDFHHNGVLFLAHAFNFFSSFGRTHPPDGPSLERVEMKTPDSYDFHLRTGALANYDEKYFHGQTEFWKELTQNDTYNDFWKSRDLRQYVKNLKPAMMSVGGWFDAEDVFGPLNLYKTAEAQNPGAKNMLVEGPWSHGGWARTDGTKLGNISFASNTSKFFQDEIEYPFFLYHLKGKGDGEKLPEAYVFETGRNEWHKFDAWPPKEAKWKTMYFHAGGKLNPMQPADKAEAFDEYVSDPAKPVPFTPYITSGMSYAYMTDDQRFAAARPDVLVYQTEPLEGDVRVAGPLKASLFVSTTGTDSDWVVKLIDVFPNDTADPQPNPENVRMGGYQMLVRGEPFRGKFRKGFDKPEPFAPGKVTEVAFELPDVFHTFRTGHRIMVQVQSSWYPLGDRNPQKFMKIQDAKAEDFVKATQRVFRMNSAPSSIQLSTIE